From a single Streptomyces sp. NBC_00377 genomic region:
- the cobA gene encoding uroporphyrinogen-III C-methyltransferase, producing the protein MAEHPAYPVGLRLAGRRVVVLGGGQVAQRRLPALIAAGADVHLVSPEATPSVEAMADTGEITWSRRPYADGDLAEAWYALIATSDAEANGRASAEAEAHRVWCVRSDDADRATAWTPATGHSEGVTVAVLTTDARGRDPRHTAAIRDAVVEGLRDGTLVAPHHRTRTPGVALVGGGPGDPDLITVRGRRLLAEADVVIADRLGPRDLLAELPPHVEVIDAAKIPYGRYMAQEAINNALIEHAKQGKSVVRLKGGDPYVFGRGMEELQALAEAGIACTVVPGISSSISVPGAAGIPVTHRGVAHEFTVVSGHVAPDDERSLVDWPSLAKLTGTLVILMGVDKIGKIAETLVAHGKSPDTPVALVQEGTTAAQRRVDATLATVAEEVRVQEVRPPAVIVVGAVVAVGSRTSE; encoded by the coding sequence ATGGCCGAACACCCCGCCTACCCCGTAGGTCTTCGCCTCGCCGGCCGCCGGGTCGTCGTCCTCGGCGGCGGCCAGGTCGCCCAGCGTCGGCTGCCCGCGCTGATCGCGGCAGGCGCCGACGTCCACCTCGTGTCCCCCGAGGCGACGCCCTCGGTGGAAGCGATGGCCGACACGGGCGAGATCACCTGGTCGAGGCGCCCGTACGCCGACGGCGACCTCGCCGAGGCCTGGTACGCACTCATCGCCACGAGTGACGCCGAGGCGAACGGCCGGGCCTCCGCGGAGGCCGAGGCGCACCGCGTCTGGTGCGTCCGCTCCGACGACGCCGACCGGGCCACCGCCTGGACCCCGGCGACCGGCCACAGCGAAGGGGTGACGGTGGCCGTGCTCACCACCGACGCCCGCGGCCGCGACCCACGCCACACCGCGGCCATCCGCGACGCGGTCGTCGAGGGCCTGCGCGACGGCACGCTCGTCGCCCCGCACCACCGCACCCGCACTCCCGGGGTCGCGCTGGTCGGCGGCGGTCCCGGCGACCCGGATCTGATCACGGTCCGCGGGCGCCGTCTCCTCGCCGAGGCGGACGTCGTCATCGCCGACCGACTCGGCCCGCGCGACCTGCTGGCCGAACTCCCCCCGCATGTCGAGGTGATCGACGCGGCGAAGATCCCCTACGGCCGGTACATGGCGCAGGAGGCCATCAACAACGCGCTGATCGAGCATGCCAAGCAGGGCAAGTCGGTCGTCCGCCTCAAGGGCGGCGATCCGTATGTCTTCGGCCGCGGGATGGAGGAGCTCCAGGCCCTCGCCGAGGCGGGTATCGCCTGCACGGTCGTGCCGGGCATCTCCAGCTCGATCTCGGTGCCGGGCGCGGCGGGCATCCCGGTCACCCACCGGGGCGTCGCCCACGAGTTCACGGTGGTCAGCGGGCATGTCGCCCCCGACGACGAGCGTTCCCTGGTCGACTGGCCCTCCCTGGCGAAGCTGACCGGCACGCTGGTGATCCTCATGGGCGTCGACAAGATCGGGAAGATCGCCGAGACGCTCGTCGCGCACGGCAAGTCGCCCGACACCCCGGTCGCCCTCGTCCAGGAGGGCACGACGGCCGCCCAGCGCCGGGTCGACGCGACCCTCGCGACGGTCGCCGAGGAGGTCCGCGTCCAGGAGGTCAGGCCCCCGGCGGTGATCGTCGTCGGCGCGGTCGTCGCCGTCGGCTCGCGGACCTCCGAGTAA
- a CDS encoding TrmH family RNA methyltransferase, with translation MADLITVEDPDDPRLRDYTGLTDVELRRKREPAEGLFIAEGEKVIRRAKDAGYEMRSMLLSAKWVDVMRDVIDELPAPVYAVSPELAERVTGYHVHRGALASMQRKPLPDAAELLVTARRPVVLGDPQDGAGERVAIFEGFVDHANLGAAFRSAAALGIKAILLSPDCADPLYRRAIKVSMGAVFSVPYARFEAWPAGLDVVRDAGYDILAMTPDEKATPLDKLHPERFDRCAIMLGSEGHGLSTYALRAADEWVRIPMSAGIDSLNVAAASAVAFYATRPRPA, from the coding sequence GTGGCCGATCTCATCACCGTTGAGGACCCCGACGACCCGCGCCTGCGCGACTACACCGGCCTGACCGACGTCGAGCTGCGCCGCAAGCGCGAGCCCGCCGAGGGCCTGTTCATCGCCGAGGGCGAGAAGGTCATCCGCCGGGCCAAGGACGCCGGGTACGAGATGCGCTCGATGCTGCTCTCCGCCAAATGGGTCGACGTCATGCGCGACGTCATCGACGAGCTCCCGGCACCGGTCTACGCCGTCAGCCCGGAGCTCGCCGAGCGGGTCACCGGCTACCACGTCCACCGGGGCGCGCTGGCCTCGATGCAGCGCAAGCCGCTGCCGGACGCCGCCGAACTCCTCGTGACCGCCCGCCGGCCCGTCGTCCTCGGGGACCCCCAGGACGGCGCGGGCGAGCGCGTCGCGATCTTCGAGGGATTCGTCGATCACGCGAATCTCGGTGCGGCCTTCCGCAGTGCCGCCGCGCTCGGCATCAAGGCGATCCTGCTGTCACCGGACTGCGCGGACCCCCTCTACCGACGGGCGATCAAGGTGTCGATGGGCGCCGTCTTCTCGGTCCCCTACGCCCGTTTCGAGGCATGGCCTGCGGGACTCGACGTCGTGCGCGACGCCGGGTACGACATCCTCGCCATGACCCCGGACGAGAAGGCGACCCCCCTCGACAAGCTGCACCCTGAGCGCTTCGACCGGTGCGCCATCATGCTCGGGTCCGAGGGGCACGGGCTGTCCACGTACGCGCTGCGGGCCGCGGACGAATGGGTGCGCATCCCCATGTCCGCCGGGATCGACTCCCTCAACGTGGCGGCCGCTTCCGCCGTGGCGTTCTACGCGACCAGGCCGAGGCCCGCCTGA
- the sigK gene encoding ECF RNA polymerase sigma factor SigK, whose amino-acid sequence MPHSFDPHARVEGLLARVAGGDQDAFTGVYDALSGSVMGLACRILRDVAQAEEVTQEVMIEVWRTADRYRPERGTAKAWVLTVAHRRAVDRVRSAQAGAEREQRTGVLEPERPFDEVAETVEDHDEQRRLHRCLTSLSRKERVPLILAYYQGLTCLEVAHALSTPEGTVKSRMRAGLRRLRACLETGT is encoded by the coding sequence GTGCCGCACAGCTTCGATCCGCATGCCCGGGTGGAGGGTCTGCTGGCTCGTGTGGCCGGTGGCGACCAGGACGCCTTCACCGGCGTGTACGACGCGCTGTCCGGCAGCGTGATGGGACTGGCCTGCCGGATCCTGCGGGATGTCGCCCAGGCGGAGGAGGTGACCCAGGAGGTCATGATCGAGGTCTGGCGCACGGCGGACCGCTACCGCCCGGAGCGGGGAACGGCGAAGGCATGGGTGCTCACCGTGGCGCATCGGCGGGCGGTGGACCGGGTCCGCTCCGCCCAGGCGGGCGCGGAACGCGAGCAGCGTACGGGTGTCCTCGAGCCGGAGCGGCCCTTCGACGAGGTGGCCGAGACCGTCGAGGACCATGACGAGCAGCGGCGGCTCCACCGCTGTCTCACCTCGCTGTCCCGCAAGGAGCGGGTGCCGCTGATCCTCGCCTACTACCAGGGGCTGACCTGCCTCGAGGTCGCGCACGCTCTCTCCACCCCCGAAGGCACGGTGAAGTCCCGCATGCGCGCGGGCCTGCGGCGACTGCGGGCCTGTCTGGAGACCGGCACATGA
- a CDS encoding anti-sigma factor, which produces MTPGEDPHQAVGAYVLHALSPTEETAFENHLAGCDACRREAAHLLETTARLGGSARSVPVTSQARARTLDTVARTRQDRAPQRPRAPGQRLLRCALAVSIAAAAALGGVAVHQHTEADDARTRAARAEQRAATASAVITEVLTASDATVHTARLTDGTPAAVVVSRAREHAVFAAHDLPVLTGGKVYELWYAAEAGGLRPAGLLTGGTANDSRVLKGAPAGAVAVGITVEPAGGSPQPTTRPLGIIPIAA; this is translated from the coding sequence ATGACCCCCGGGGAAGACCCTCACCAGGCCGTCGGCGCGTATGTCCTGCACGCCCTGTCGCCCACGGAGGAGACCGCGTTCGAGAACCATCTCGCCGGTTGCGACGCGTGCCGCCGGGAGGCCGCGCACCTCCTGGAGACCACCGCTCGCCTCGGGGGCTCGGCGCGGAGCGTCCCGGTCACCTCGCAGGCACGCGCCCGCACCCTCGACACCGTCGCCCGCACCCGTCAGGACCGGGCGCCGCAGCGCCCGCGCGCCCCCGGACAGCGGCTGCTGCGCTGCGCGCTCGCCGTGAGCATCGCGGCCGCCGCGGCACTCGGCGGAGTCGCGGTCCACCAGCACACCGAGGCCGACGACGCGCGGACCCGGGCGGCGCGTGCCGAGCAGCGGGCCGCCACCGCGAGCGCCGTGATCACCGAGGTCCTCACCGCCTCCGACGCCACCGTCCACACCGCGAGGCTCACCGACGGGACGCCCGCGGCCGTGGTCGTCTCCCGCGCCCGGGAACACGCGGTCTTCGCCGCCCATGACCTGCCCGTGCTGACCGGCGGCAAGGTCTACGAGCTCTGGTACGCGGCCGAGGCGGGCGGTCTCCGCCCGGCGGGCTTGCTGACCGGCGGCACGGCGAACGACTCCCGGGTCCTGAAGGGCGCCCCCGCCGGGGCCGTCGCCGTGGGGATAACGGTCGAACCGGCCGGCGGCTCACCCCAGCCCACCACCCGGCCCCTCGGCATCATCCCCATCGCGGCCTGA
- a CDS encoding serine/threonine-protein kinase — MNMAMMRLRREDPRVVGSFRLHRRLGAGGMGVVYLGSDKKGQRVALKVIRPDLAEDQEFRSRFAREVSAARRIRGGCTARLVAADLDADRPWFATQYVPGPSLHDKVNDEGPLGAAELASIGAALSEGLVAVHEAGVVHRDLKPSNILLSPKGPRIIDFGIAWATGASTLTHVGTAVGSPGFLAPEQVRGALVTPATDVFSLGATLAYASTADSPFGHGSSEVMLYRVVHEEPQLHGVPDALAPLVRACLAKDPEERPSTLDLSLRLKEIATREAQGLADARPPAPRAAEADRPTGRLSDPGHPERTLRHQSGPGTPPPRGGAPSSRGPVPPRGAAPARGSGTARAGGASSSRSGTRPAPASRNTRSGGGGRPVSRGGAGRPGPRATGSGRRPANPRLLRQRLFVFVVVTLLVALGIAVVQGCEGPARGLGGPDGVVRHEQQYPRPQPGDPLGD; from the coding sequence ATGAACATGGCGATGATGCGCCTGAGGCGCGAGGACCCGCGCGTCGTCGGCTCGTTCAGGCTTCACCGACGGCTCGGCGCGGGCGGTATGGGCGTCGTCTATCTGGGCTCCGACAAGAAGGGCCAGCGGGTCGCGCTCAAGGTGATCCGGCCCGATCTGGCGGAGGACCAGGAGTTCCGGTCGCGGTTCGCGCGCGAGGTGTCCGCCGCCCGCCGGATCCGGGGCGGATGCACGGCGCGGCTGGTCGCGGCGGATCTGGACGCCGACCGGCCCTGGTTCGCCACCCAGTACGTGCCCGGCCCCTCCCTCCACGACAAGGTCAACGACGAGGGGCCGCTCGGGGCCGCCGAACTGGCCTCGATCGGGGCCGCGCTGTCGGAGGGGCTCGTCGCCGTCCACGAGGCCGGGGTCGTGCACCGCGACCTGAAGCCCTCGAACATCCTGCTCTCCCCCAAAGGCCCGCGGATCATCGACTTCGGGATCGCCTGGGCGACGGGCGCCTCCACCCTGACGCACGTGGGTACGGCGGTCGGCTCTCCCGGGTTCCTCGCGCCGGAGCAGGTGCGCGGGGCCCTGGTCACCCCGGCCACGGACGTGTTCTCGCTCGGCGCCACGCTCGCCTACGCCTCCACCGCCGACTCCCCCTTCGGGCACGGCAGTTCCGAGGTGATGCTGTACCGCGTGGTGCACGAGGAGCCGCAGCTGCACGGCGTACCGGACGCGCTGGCCCCGCTGGTGCGGGCCTGTCTGGCGAAGGATCCCGAGGAACGGCCCAGCACCCTCGATCTCTCACTGCGTCTGAAGGAGATCGCGACCCGGGAGGCCCAAGGGCTGGCGGACGCGCGCCCCCCGGCGCCGCGGGCGGCCGAGGCGGACCGTCCCACGGGCCGGCTCTCCGACCCCGGCCACCCCGAGCGCACGCTGCGCCACCAGTCCGGGCCCGGCACTCCACCGCCGAGGGGCGGGGCGCCTTCCTCGCGCGGTCCGGTTCCTCCGCGGGGCGCTGCGCCGGCTCGCGGCAGCGGCACCGCACGCGCCGGGGGCGCCTCGTCGTCACGATCCGGGACCCGGCCTGCTCCCGCCTCGCGCAACACCCGTTCCGGTGGCGGCGGCCGGCCGGTGTCCCGCGGCGGGGCCGGGCGTCCGGGGCCGAGGGCCACGGGGTCCGGACGGCGGCCCGCCAACCCGCGGCTGCTGCGCCAGCGGCTGTTCGTGTTCGTCGTCGTGACCCTGCTCGTCGCGCTCGGCATCGCCGTCGTCCAGGGCTGCGAGGGTCCCGCGCGCGGGCTCGGCGGCCCGGACGGCGTCGTACGGCATGAGCAGCAGTACCCGCGGCCGCAGCCGGGCGACCCGCTCGGGGACTGA
- a CDS encoding phosphotransferase family protein: protein MTAHPLLTELTLTAGALAHEGTTACPCGAAVLADRPDATVVRHADTVAKAHAPGTDATGLAPRLALAARLPGILLPPLTPTATSLHGRLVTFWPYGTPVDPDDPDTAPWEAAGILLARLHRTPAPAALPGMRGPAKAAHAVARLRAAGAHPAVAPVLSAWRALPAWARAEAPMPDTTTLCHGDLHLGQLVRHPAPDGPWRLIDVDDLGVGVPAWDLARPAAWYACGLLPPEEWTRFLAAYRAGGGPAVPEDGDPWAALDVPARALTVQTAARAVTKSVAQERALDEVEQCLVDACARMGSVPPQLTADFAK from the coding sequence GTGACCGCGCACCCCCTGCTCACCGAGCTCACCCTCACGGCCGGGGCCCTGGCCCACGAGGGCACGACGGCCTGTCCCTGCGGCGCGGCCGTCCTCGCCGACCGCCCCGACGCCACCGTCGTCCGGCACGCGGACACCGTGGCGAAGGCCCACGCTCCCGGAACCGACGCCACCGGTCTCGCGCCGCGCCTCGCCCTGGCCGCGCGCCTCCCCGGCATCCTCCTGCCGCCGCTCACCCCGACCGCGACGTCGCTCCACGGCCGCCTCGTCACTTTCTGGCCGTACGGCACTCCGGTCGATCCGGACGACCCCGACACGGCTCCCTGGGAGGCCGCGGGCATCCTGCTCGCCCGGCTGCACCGCACGCCGGCTCCGGCAGCCCTGCCCGGGATGCGCGGCCCCGCCAAGGCCGCCCACGCCGTGGCCCGCCTCCGCGCGGCCGGAGCGCACCCCGCCGTCGCCCCCGTCCTGAGCGCCTGGCGCGCGCTCCCGGCCTGGGCCCGCGCCGAAGCCCCCATGCCCGACACCACCACCCTCTGCCATGGCGACCTCCACCTCGGCCAGCTCGTCCGCCACCCGGCCCCCGACGGCCCCTGGCGCCTGATCGACGTCGACGATCTCGGCGTCGGTGTCCCGGCCTGGGACCTCGCCCGGCCCGCCGCCTGGTACGCCTGCGGTCTGCTCCCGCCCGAGGAGTGGACCCGGTTCCTGGCCGCCTACCGGGCCGGGGGCGGCCCCGCGGTCCCCGAGGACGGTGACCCCTGGGCGGCCCTCGACGTCCCCGCCCGCGCACTCACCGTGCAGACGGCGGCGCGCGCTGTCACCAAGTCGGTCGCGCAGGAACGGGCGTTGGACGAGGTCGAGCAGTGCCTCGTCGACGCCTGCGCGCGAATGGGTTCCGTCCCCCCGCAGTTGACGGCGGACTTCGCGAAGTAG
- a CDS encoding TFIIB-type zinc ribbon-containing protein encodes MQCPKCHAQMHTYNRNGVQIEQCSNCRGIFLDYGELEALTRVESQWSQPAPPPPGAPQAYPAPAAPAWGAPHGGGHGGGHGGGHYGGHHRHKSFGHMLFSS; translated from the coding sequence ATGCAGTGCCCGAAGTGTCACGCTCAGATGCACACGTACAACCGCAACGGTGTCCAGATCGAACAGTGCAGCAACTGCCGTGGGATCTTCCTCGACTACGGCGAGCTGGAGGCGCTGACCCGCGTCGAGTCCCAGTGGTCCCAGCCGGCGCCGCCGCCCCCGGGTGCCCCGCAGGCGTACCCGGCCCCGGCCGCTCCCGCCTGGGGCGCCCCGCACGGGGGCGGTCACGGCGGTGGTCACGGTGGTGGTCACTACGGCGGCCATCACCGCCACAAGAGCTTCGGCCACATGCTGTTCTCCAGCTGA